One Schistocerca cancellata isolate TAMUIC-IGC-003103 chromosome 1, iqSchCanc2.1, whole genome shotgun sequence genomic region harbors:
- the LOC126187393 gene encoding waprin-Thr1 yields MILSVITVGVLLVLAEVSAQGSRPGHCPLASTVKQCTPRCTSDWQCLSSAEKCCPNLCGSQSCARPSSTSVQDKYSGSGGSGSGSGVYCGNTKCRPGQTCKADRSTSRPSCSP; encoded by the exons ATGATACTCTCGGTGATTACAGTTGGCGTGCTCCTAGTGCTGGCGGAAGTTTCTGCTCAAGGGT CGCGGCCCGGCCACTGCCCGCTGGCGTCGACGGTGAAGCAGTGCACGCCGCGCTGCACCAGCGACTGGCAGTGCCTGTCCTCGGCGGAGAAGTGCTGCCCCAACCTCTGCGGCTCGCAGTCCTGCGCCAGGCCCTCCTCCACCAGCGTCCAGGACAAGTACTCAG GttccggcggcagcggcagcggcagcggcgtctACTGCGGCAACACCAAGTGCCGGCCCGGGCAGACGTGCAAGGCGGACCGCTCCACCAGCCGCCCTTCCTGCTCCCCCTGA